From a region of the Emcibacteraceae bacterium genome:
- a CDS encoding maleylacetate reductase — protein MQFEYTPIPTRAVFAENAALKLKDEVERLGCSRVMIACSAGMVKRINHIIESLESVCVALYDGAKPHCPEHVAMEALDLYNKKNADCIVAIGGGSTIGIGKAIALRTDAKFIVVATTPCGSESTPIYGMLIGNHKKTGRDSKVIARTTIYDPILTTGLNAHLTGTIGMNSLAHCVEALYAKDQSPVSDLYAIEGIASLTKGIKGSILNPNDLSARAQVLYGGMLSGYCVNLAGIAIHHKICHVLGGHHGIPHGESNSVILPYAVAYNETSSPSAMEKIKTAMGTKSASGGIYDFARDINVPGSLKDLGMREEHLDIAAKETVETTPFNPKKVDFESVRALLKQAYEGNRPIAF, from the coding sequence ATGCAGTTTGAATATACCCCCATTCCGACCAGAGCCGTCTTCGCTGAAAATGCCGCTTTAAAGCTGAAAGACGAAGTGGAAAGGCTTGGCTGCAGTCGGGTTATGATTGCCTGCTCCGCGGGGATGGTCAAGCGGATTAATCATATCATTGAAAGTCTGGAATCAGTGTGTGTGGCCCTTTATGACGGTGCAAAGCCCCATTGCCCGGAACATGTCGCCATGGAAGCGCTTGATCTTTATAACAAAAAAAACGCAGATTGCATTGTTGCCATAGGTGGCGGTTCAACGATTGGTATCGGCAAGGCCATTGCCCTTAGAACCGATGCTAAATTTATTGTTGTTGCTACCACCCCGTGCGGTTCGGAAAGCACACCAATTTATGGCATGCTGATCGGGAACCATAAAAAAACCGGCCGCGACTCTAAGGTTATTGCCAGAACCACTATTTATGATCCGATACTGACAACTGGGCTTAACGCCCACCTTACCGGCACGATCGGCATGAACAGCCTCGCCCATTGTGTGGAAGCACTTTATGCAAAGGATCAAAGTCCGGTTTCTGACCTCTATGCCATAGAAGGAATTGCTTCACTGACAAAAGGAATAAAAGGCAGTATTTTAAATCCTAATGACCTAAGCGCCCGGGCACAGGTGCTTTATGGTGGCATGCTGAGCGGCTATTGCGTTAATCTTGCCGGCATCGCCATTCATCATAAAATATGTCATGTGCTTGGTGGGCATCATGGCATTCCGCATGGGGAATCAAACAGTGTGATCCTGCCTTATGCTGTTGCCTATAATGAAACGTCATCTCCATCAGCAATGGAAAAAATAAAGACCGCCATGGGCACGAAAAGCGCATCGGGCGGTATATATGATTTCGCCCGTGATATTAATGTTCCGGGAAGTCTTAAAGATCTGGGAATGAGGGAAGAGCATCTTGATATCGCCGCCAAAGAAACAGTTGAAACCACGCCTTTTAACCCAAAGAAGGTGGATTTTGAATCCGTCAGGGCACTGTTGAAGCAGGCTTATGAAGGCAACCGTCCAATAGCTTTCTAA
- a CDS encoding VOC family protein: protein MSKITPFLWFDHQAEDAANFYLSIFKNSKITNIAHYGKSAEAVTGKKAGEVMTVSFELGGQKFTALNGGPHFTFSPAISFMIDCTDQEEVDYYWEKLSDGGEPGQCGWLTDKFGVSWQVVPRILGDLMSSADPKKAEQVMAEMLKMTKIDIEKLKNA, encoded by the coding sequence ATGTCGAAAATAACCCCATTCCTGTGGTTTGATCATCAGGCGGAAGACGCCGCGAACTTTTATCTGTCGATATTTAAAAATTCGAAAATCACTAACATTGCCCATTATGGAAAATCAGCAGAAGCAGTTACAGGCAAAAAGGCGGGAGAAGTTATGACCGTATCCTTTGAACTCGGCGGACAAAAATTTACTGCTCTCAATGGTGGTCCGCATTTCACCTTTTCACCGGCCATATCATTCATGATTGATTGTACTGATCAGGAAGAAGTCGACTATTATTGGGAAAAATTATCTGATGGTGGTGAACCTGGCCAGTGCGGCTGGCTCACCGACAAATTTGGTGTTTCATGGCAGGTTGTCCCGCGCATACTGGGTGATTTGATGAGCAGCGCCGACCCCAAAAAAGCTGAACAGGTGATGGCTGAAATGCTCAAAATGACCAAAATCGATATTGAAAAATTAAAAAACGCATAA
- a CDS encoding YaiI/YqxD family protein has protein sequence MTQQSHKISIYVDADACPVKEEILKVAYRHNTPVFLVSNQWMRIDAGPLVQKIVVSEGADQADNWIAEHIGKNDIVVTADIPLAKRCLDAGAIAIGPTGKLFSADNIGMAVAMRELKAHLRETGESKGHNPSFTKADRSNFLHELDRQICQLSKQS, from the coding sequence ATGACCCAGCAAAGCCATAAAATATCAATATATGTTGATGCGGATGCCTGCCCGGTCAAGGAAGAAATTCTAAAAGTGGCCTATCGCCATAACACGCCTGTGTTTCTAGTCAGTAATCAGTGGATGAGAATTGATGCAGGTCCGCTCGTGCAAAAAATTGTCGTATCCGAAGGCGCTGACCAGGCTGATAACTGGATTGCCGAACATATCGGTAAAAATGATATCGTTGTTACGGCCGATATCCCCCTGGCAAAAAGATGCCTTGATGCCGGTGCCATTGCCATTGGACCAACGGGCAAACTCTTTTCAGCTGATAATATTGGCATGGCCGTTGCCATGCGGGAATTAAAAGCCCATTTGCGGGAAACAGGAGAAAGCAAAGGACATAACCCCAGCTTCACGAAAGCCGACAGGTCAAATTTCCTTCATGAACTGGATCGGCAGATTTGTCAGCTTTCAAAACAATCTTAA
- a CDS encoding DUF899 domain-containing protein, whose protein sequence is MVEYIEATKEEWLRAREAHLIEEKKLTRALDELAEKRRRLPWVKVTKNYNFESNDGTLSLGDLFEGRDQLIVYHHMLKPGDKSPCTGCGLAMDNMPNLAHINARNTTFCVVARAPINEIEAFKKRMGWKFLWVSTMDDFNPDFDVPQYFGLNVFIRHKGEIFRTYFTKGRGMDTLGSTYALLDLTPYGRQEDWQNVPKGTPQTPTYGWCRLHDEY, encoded by the coding sequence ATGGTGGAGTATATTGAGGCAACAAAAGAGGAATGGTTAAGGGCGAGAGAAGCGCATTTGATCGAAGAAAAGAAGCTGACCCGTGCCCTTGATGAGCTTGCGGAGAAGCGCCGCCGACTGCCATGGGTTAAAGTCACAAAGAATTATAATTTTGAAAGCAATGATGGTACATTGAGCCTTGGCGATCTTTTTGAAGGGCGTGATCAGCTTATTGTTTATCACCATATGTTAAAACCCGGTGATAAAAGTCCCTGTACAGGATGTGGGTTGGCGATGGATAATATGCCTAACCTTGCCCATATTAATGCCCGCAATACGACTTTTTGTGTTGTAGCCCGGGCACCAATCAATGAAATTGAAGCTTTCAAAAAAAGAATGGGTTGGAAGTTTCTCTGGGTTTCAACCATGGATGATTTCAATCCTGATTTTGATGTGCCGCAATATTTCGGACTTAATGTTTTTATACGTCATAAGGGTGAAATATTCAGGACCTATTTCACTAAGGGACGGGGCATGGATACACTTGGATCAACTTATGCCCTGCTTGATCTTACACCATATGGCCGGCAGGAAGACTGGCAAAATGTGCCAAAAGGAACACCGCAAACGCCCACATATGGTTGGTGTCGGCTCCATGATGAATATTAA
- the bla gene encoding class A beta-lactamase, which yields MKHVPLRRSLLAFSLTMPFYGFGLSLIASAQEDNNTEIHKKLSDLEKIYGGRLGISMINTGDNSIINHRGDERFPFCSTFKLMLASAILQESISNPDMLNMRVNYSEADKVTYSPITEKHFDDGMTIAELCAAAVQYSDNTAANLLIKHLGGPEAVTQFARSIGDEVFRLDRWETELNSAIPGDPRDTTTPGAMAKSIQKLVLGDGLPNKQQKHLQEWLKGNTTGDTRIRAGVPKGWVVGDKTGSGSYGVTNDIGVIWPVNGAPVVLAVYYAHTDEKAPNVNEVVADATRVLLTG from the coding sequence ATGAAACATGTGCCGCTGCGCCGCTCGTTATTAGCATTCAGTTTAACGATGCCGTTTTATGGATTTGGACTGTCTTTAATTGCCAGTGCTCAGGAAGATAATAATACGGAAATTCATAAAAAACTCAGCGATCTTGAAAAAATATATGGCGGAAGACTTGGCATTTCCATGATAAATACCGGCGATAACAGTATAATAAATCATCGCGGCGATGAACGTTTTCCCTTTTGCAGCACTTTCAAACTCATGCTTGCTTCGGCAATTTTGCAGGAAAGCATATCAAATCCAGATATGCTAAATATGCGGGTTAACTATAGCGAAGCTGATAAAGTGACTTATTCTCCAATTACCGAGAAGCATTTTGATGATGGTATGACCATTGCCGAGCTTTGTGCCGCTGCGGTGCAATATAGTGATAATACGGCGGCCAATCTTCTCATAAAACATCTGGGCGGGCCGGAGGCCGTCACTCAATTTGCCCGTTCAATTGGTGATGAAGTGTTCCGGCTTGACCGCTGGGAAACTGAACTCAACTCCGCCATACCGGGTGATCCGCGTGATACGACGACACCGGGAGCGATGGCAAAATCCATTCAAAAACTGGTACTTGGTGACGGGCTTCCCAATAAACAGCAAAAGCACTTACAGGAGTGGCTTAAAGGAAATACAACGGGGGATACCCGCATACGCGCAGGTGTTCCAAAAGGCTGGGTTGTCGGTGATAAAACCGGTAGCGGTTCATATGGGGTAACCAATGATATAGGTGTTATCTGGCCCGTAAATGGCGCGCCGGTTGTATTGGCTGTTTATTATGCGCATACGGATGAAAAAGCCCCAAATGTAAATGAGGTTGTTGCCGATGCAACCCGGGTTTTATTGACAGGTTAG
- a CDS encoding flavin reductase: MNSDVDVRVLRNCFGKFATGITVITALAPDGTKIGLTVNSFSSLSLDPPMILWSLDKRSNNLDALKKASHFAVNVLASDQMDISNNFARPCDDKFKDVELVDSEFGLPLLAGTVAHLVCKNVGTYEGGDHLIFIGEVEHFDTCDKKPLLYSNGQYSVAARHPGVKMAEPPADERSSNDEFIVPLLLRSYWEISDPFYQELLDEGIPVAHARILVHLSHSPELTVRELSDAIRVDMASVAMSVNWLCDNGHLKKIENDKLVLSDKGRDHLDNVQRRAERFEKEVLDGYSEQDIELLKSMLRKLIYRNNL, from the coding sequence ATGAATAGTGATGTTGATGTCAGGGTACTTCGTAATTGTTTTGGAAAATTTGCAACGGGGATTACTGTCATCACCGCCCTTGCCCCTGATGGCACAAAAATCGGCCTGACTGTAAATTCCTTCAGTTCTTTAAGTCTTGATCCGCCAATGATCCTCTGGAGCCTGGATAAAAGGTCCAACAATCTTGACGCATTAAAAAAAGCCAGTCATTTTGCTGTCAATGTCCTTGCTTCCGATCAGATGGATATTTCCAATAATTTTGCCCGCCCCTGTGATGATAAATTTAAGGATGTTGAACTGGTGGACAGCGAGTTTGGCTTGCCCCTGCTGGCAGGGACAGTTGCCCATCTTGTCTGTAAGAATGTTGGTACCTATGAAGGGGGTGACCATCTTATTTTTATTGGTGAGGTTGAGCATTTTGATACCTGTGATAAAAAACCGCTTCTTTACAGTAATGGCCAATATTCTGTGGCAGCCCGTCATCCGGGTGTCAAAATGGCAGAACCGCCGGCGGACGAGCGATCAAGCAATGATGAATTTATTGTGCCGCTACTGCTTAGAAGCTATTGGGAAATTTCCGACCCGTTTTATCAGGAGCTTCTTGATGAAGGAATTCCAGTTGCCCATGCACGTATTCTGGTTCATTTGAGTCACTCACCTGAACTGACCGTACGGGAACTAAGTGATGCCATCCGCGTTGATATGGCGTCTGTTGCGATGTCGGTAAACTGGCTTTGTGATAATGGTCATCTTAAAAAAATAGAAAATGATAAACTGGTGCTTTCCGACAAAGGCCGGGATCATCTTGATAATGTTCAAAGAAGGGCAGAACGATTTGAAAAAGAAGTCCTTGATGGATACAGCGAGCAGGATATTGAACTTCTTAAATCAATGCTGCGAAAGCTTATTTACCGGAATAATCTTTAA
- a CDS encoding SRPBCC family protein produces MLNYILIGLAVLIVIFLIKILSKSTVFKISRSRIIEAPADVIFEQINNSRNFNTWNPWMRADPEAEITYEGPESGVGASYSWNGKKTGMGSDTIVESIPHEKVMVRLEFIKPFASTNRAGFTLTPVGNGTEVTWSMWWQRNFLMKLMHTVFNVEKMMNSSFDSGLENLNQIIMKQTQNQEGK; encoded by the coding sequence ATGCTGAATTATATATTGATCGGACTGGCCGTTCTTATTGTCATTTTTCTGATAAAAATATTGTCAAAATCGACAGTTTTTAAAATTTCCCGCTCGAGGATCATAGAAGCTCCTGCCGACGTTATTTTTGAACAGATCAATAATTCCCGCAATTTTAATACCTGGAACCCTTGGATGCGCGCCGACCCTGAGGCAGAAATTACATATGAAGGGCCGGAATCCGGGGTGGGGGCAAGTTACAGCTGGAATGGCAAAAAGACCGGTATGGGCAGTGATACGATTGTAGAAAGCATCCCTCATGAAAAAGTGATGGTAAGACTGGAATTCATTAAACCATTTGCATCAACAAATAGGGCTGGTTTTACACTCACACCGGTGGGTAATGGCACAGAAGTAACCTGGAGCATGTGGTGGCAGCGAAATTTTCTTATGAAATTGATGCATACAGTTTTTAACGTCGAAAAAATGATGAATTCAAGCTTTGACAGCGGCCTTGAGAATTTAAACCAAATAATTATGAAACAAACACAAAATCAGGAAGGAAAATAA
- a CDS encoding RraA family protein encodes MRPDHQLIQALGAYGTATIHEAAGQIGALPGNIKPISKNMKLCGPVFPLHCLARSNINLHEAIYQAKPGDILVGSIEGMRDAGYWGDILTSAAQERGIKGLVLDGCVRDADDIDALDFPIFARGLNILGTGKMRGGSIGNKIMIGDIEINAGDVIVGDRDGVVVIPAAKLEQVIAASKTREDKEKDVRKRLKAGESSLEIYKFP; translated from the coding sequence ATGCGTCCTGACCATCAATTAATACAAGCGTTAGGGGCGTATGGTACAGCAACCATTCATGAAGCGGCGGGACAGATCGGTGCTTTGCCGGGCAATATAAAACCGATTTCAAAAAATATGAAACTTTGTGGTCCTGTTTTTCCCCTTCATTGTCTGGCAAGAAGCAATATTAATCTTCATGAAGCAATTTATCAGGCGAAGCCCGGCGATATTCTGGTCGGCAGTATTGAAGGGATGAGGGATGCCGGTTATTGGGGGGATATCCTGACCAGCGCAGCACAGGAAAGGGGCATTAAGGGACTGGTGCTCGATGGCTGTGTCCGTGATGCTGATGATATTGATGCATTAGACTTTCCAATTTTTGCCCGCGGACTTAATATTCTGGGCACCGGAAAAATGCGGGGTGGGTCAATAGGCAACAAGATTATGATCGGTGATATTGAAATAAATGCCGGTGATGTTATCGTAGGGGATCGGGATGGTGTGGTTGTTATACCGGCAGCAAAGCTAGAGCAGGTGATTGCGGCATCCAAAACCCGTGAAGATAAGGAAAAGGACGTCAGAAAACGTCTTAAGGCAGGTGAAAGCAGTCTGGAAATTTATAAGTTTCCCTGA
- a CDS encoding RraA family protein produces the protein MDQAVERASKLDTATISDALDKLGIKGQCLGIKPRDHNFRMTGRAFTILYGPADVNPGTVGDYIDDLEPGSVVVLDNGGREDATVWGDILTYLAHKNGVAGTVIDGACRDVHMCLKLGYPVYSRSYSMRTGKDRVQVDATNVPVNIGNAKVHPGDLMRGDSDGVVVIPKEHEERVLAAAEAIEAAEEKIRAALQKGMRLDEARELNKYHSLQTREE, from the coding sequence ATGGATCAGGCAGTAGAGCGTGCTTCCAAACTTGATACGGCAACAATCAGCGATGCTCTGGATAAACTGGGGATCAAAGGTCAGTGTCTTGGCATAAAACCACGCGATCATAATTTCAGAATGACGGGACGCGCTTTTACAATTCTATATGGCCCGGCAGATGTCAATCCGGGAACGGTTGGCGATTATATCGATGATCTTGAACCGGGTAGCGTCGTTGTGTTGGATAATGGGGGTCGCGAGGATGCAACAGTATGGGGTGATATTCTGACCTATCTTGCCCATAAAAATGGCGTTGCAGGAACGGTGATAGATGGAGCCTGCCGCGATGTCCATATGTGCCTGAAGCTTGGCTATCCGGTTTACAGCCGCAGCTATTCCATGCGCACTGGAAAAGACCGTGTACAGGTCGATGCAACCAATGTTCCTGTAAATATTGGCAATGCAAAAGTGCATCCGGGGGACCTGATGCGCGGTGACAGTGACGGCGTTGTGGTTATTCCCAAAGAGCATGAGGAAAGGGTGCTTGCAGCCGCCGAAGCCATTGAAGCGGCAGAGGAAAAGATTAGAGCAGCCCTTCAAAAAGGGATGCGGCTTGACGAGGCACGTGAGCTTAATAAATATCATAGTCTTCAGACCCGGGAAGAATAA
- a CDS encoding MarR family winged helix-turn-helix transcriptional regulator: protein MQKKIAETGLSPMQTAAMTSLRKLGPTSQNKLGRRIGMEPGNVHGLVDRLLKKGMITSKFVDEGPGLHILDLTDEGQKIVDMVIPLGAEANKETLAPLSPEEQEQFMDYLRRLL from the coding sequence ATGCAAAAGAAAATTGCCGAAACCGGGTTAAGCCCGATGCAGACTGCGGCAATGACATCCTTAAGAAAACTTGGACCGACATCACAAAATAAACTTGGCCGCCGCATTGGTATGGAACCGGGAAATGTTCATGGCCTGGTGGACCGGCTATTAAAAAAAGGAATGATAACGTCCAAGTTTGTCGATGAGGGACCTGGGCTCCATATACTTGATCTGACAGATGAAGGGCAGAAAATTGTTGATATGGTTATCCCGCTTGGTGCCGAAGCAAATAAGGAAACATTGGCACCACTATCCCCGGAGGAACAGGAACAGTTTATGGACTATCTGAGGCGTCTTTTATAA
- the xylB gene encoding xylulokinase, whose product MTATQKTILGIDLGTQSVKLMVYCPDRKKILAEKTHPFDIIAKPDGTMEQLAEWWVSGIKDCINAIDPEIKKTVVAIGVSGQQHGFVPLDGEGNVLFPVKLWCDTSTSEECYEIMEAMGGEQECVRITGNSIAVGYTASKILWLKKFQPEAYEKMATILLPHDYINFYLTGKRTMECGDASGTGLLDVRNRRWSRAVLKALDPDRDLMDCLPPLIKADDIVGTLNEDIAAQLGLNPEVVVSAGGGDNMMAAIGTGNSEPGKLTASLGTSGTLFAYHDQPAIDPDGELAAFCSSNGGWLPLLCTMNCTVATEQMRDLLEVDLLEMEKLASFIPPGADGVITIPFFYGERTPALPKAKASIFGLTPQNTTNAHLIRSAMEAGIFNLKAGLDAFKRCGMEFKEVTLTGGGSKSALWRQICADILNLPVRILEQQENAAFGAILQAYWAYRNYTGNPITLNQIIKDHLSKNKGKHCTPDIENVAQYEKIYQDYQSFVKLITLHYGKS is encoded by the coding sequence GTGACTGCAACACAAAAAACAATCTTGGGAATAGATCTGGGCACGCAGAGCGTCAAGCTAATGGTCTATTGCCCTGACAGGAAGAAAATTCTGGCTGAAAAAACCCATCCTTTTGACATTATAGCCAAACCCGACGGCACGATGGAACAATTGGCCGAATGGTGGGTGAGCGGTATAAAGGATTGCATAAATGCAATTGATCCAGAGATCAAAAAAACGGTCGTTGCCATTGGTGTATCCGGGCAGCAACACGGGTTCGTACCACTGGATGGGGAAGGAAATGTTCTTTTTCCGGTAAAATTATGGTGTGACACGTCAACCAGTGAAGAATGTTATGAAATTATGGAGGCAATGGGCGGTGAGCAGGAATGTGTTCGGATCACCGGAAACTCTATAGCGGTTGGATATACGGCATCCAAAATTCTCTGGCTTAAAAAATTTCAGCCGGAAGCCTATGAAAAAATGGCCACTATTCTGCTGCCCCATGATTATATTAATTTTTATCTGACCGGAAAGCGGACCATGGAATGCGGGGATGCCTCCGGTACCGGACTGCTTGATGTAAGAAACAGACGCTGGAGCCGCGCCGTTCTTAAAGCCCTTGATCCGGACCGTGATTTAATGGACTGCCTGCCGCCACTCATTAAGGCGGATGATATTGTCGGAACACTCAATGAGGATATCGCCGCTCAACTTGGTTTAAATCCTGAAGTGGTGGTCAGCGCCGGCGGCGGAGATAATATGATGGCGGCGATTGGTACCGGCAATAGTGAACCCGGCAAACTGACCGCCAGTCTCGGTACATCCGGCACATTATTTGCCTATCATGACCAACCCGCCATTGATCCGGATGGGGAGCTAGCCGCCTTTTGTTCTTCAAACGGCGGTTGGCTGCCGCTTTTATGCACCATGAACTGCACAGTCGCCACAGAACAGATGCGGGACCTTCTTGAAGTGGATTTGCTGGAAATGGAAAAACTGGCGTCCTTTATCCCGCCGGGAGCGGATGGGGTCATTACAATACCCTTTTTTTATGGGGAAAGGACACCGGCCCTGCCCAAGGCCAAAGCATCCATATTTGGACTGACGCCGCAAAATACAACCAATGCCCATCTTATCCGTTCCGCCATGGAAGCGGGTATATTTAATCTTAAGGCAGGGCTTGACGCTTTCAAACGCTGCGGTATGGAATTTAAGGAAGTCACCCTGACTGGCGGCGGCAGCAAAAGTGCCTTATGGCGGCAGATTTGCGCTGACATTTTAAACCTGCCGGTCCGGATTCTCGAACAACAGGAAAATGCCGCATTCGGTGCTATTTTGCAGGCATATTGGGCCTATAGAAATTATACCGGCAACCCCATAACGCTTAATCAAATCATCAAGGATCACTTAAGCAAAAATAAAGGCAAGCACTGTACCCCGGATATTGAAAATGTCGCACAATATGAAAAAATCTATCAGGACTATCAATCATTTGTAAAACTGATTACCCTTCATTACGGAAAGTCATAA
- a CDS encoding xylose isomerase, whose amino-acid sequence MVSLAKERQRETGMKLLWGTANVFSNPRYMNGASTNPDFKVLTHAAAQVKGAIDATIELGGENYVFWGGREGYMCLQNTDTRRELEHLATFLTTARDYGRANGFKGTFLIEPKPMEPTKHQYDFDAQTVIGFLRHHGLDQDFKLNIEANHATLAGHTFAHDLQMCADAGLLGSIDANRGDPQNGWDTDQFPVDMYDTVHAMMVVLASGGLGSGGLNFDAKTRRESTDMEDIFIAHIGGMDSFARGLEIAHRILNDSALPAHKAARYKSYDSGKGADFEAGKLSLSDLRDLAVEYGEPERISSKQEWYENVINQYMLSAK is encoded by the coding sequence ATGGTCTCGCTTGCCAAAGAACGGCAGCGTGAAACAGGAATGAAGCTGCTTTGGGGGACAGCCAATGTCTTCAGCAACCCGCGTTATATGAACGGCGCCTCAACCAATCCTGATTTTAAAGTTCTGACCCATGCCGCAGCGCAGGTAAAAGGCGCCATTGATGCCACCATAGAACTGGGCGGCGAAAATTATGTGTTCTGGGGCGGTCGCGAGGGGTATATGTGCCTGCAAAATACCGACACCAGACGCGAGCTCGAGCACCTTGCAACTTTTCTTACAACCGCCCGAGATTATGGACGCGCCAATGGCTTTAAGGGAACATTCCTGATTGAACCAAAACCGATGGAACCAACAAAGCACCAATATGATTTTGACGCTCAGACAGTTATCGGTTTCCTGCGCCATCATGGCCTTGATCAGGATTTCAAACTGAATATCGAAGCCAATCATGCCACCCTGGCCGGACATACTTTTGCGCATGATCTTCAGATGTGTGCCGATGCCGGACTGCTCGGCAGCATTGATGCCAATCGTGGTGATCCTCAAAATGGCTGGGATACGGACCAGTTCCCGGTCGATATGTATGACACGGTTCATGCGATGATGGTGGTTCTCGCATCCGGTGGCCTTGGCTCAGGAGGGCTCAATTTTGATGCCAAAACCCGCCGTGAAAGCACAGACATGGAGGATATCTTCATTGCCCATATCGGTGGCATGGACAGTTTCGCCCGCGGCCTTGAAATAGCGCACCGCATACTTAATGATAGCGCATTGCCAGCACACAAAGCAGCCCGTTATAAGAGCTATGACAGTGGCAAGGGGGCAGACTTCGAGGCCGGAAAATTATCGCTCTCAGACCTGCGTGATCTGGCCGTTGAATATGGTGAGCCGGAAAGAATAAGCTCCAAGCAGGAATGGTACGAAAATGTGATTAACCAGTATATGTTAAGCGCTAAATAG
- a CDS encoding DUF1428 domain-containing protein, protein MTYVDGFVLAVKKDRLDDYKKMAEIAGKIWQEHGAISYRECIGEDMEDKGFCLTFPAAFNVPEDEIAVFSYIEYKSREHRDAVNEKVHNDPRLAESCDLDNMPFDCKRMAYGGFKTIVEF, encoded by the coding sequence ATGACCTATGTCGACGGGTTTGTTCTTGCCGTTAAAAAAGACCGGCTGGATGATTATAAAAAAATGGCTGAAATTGCTGGTAAAATCTGGCAGGAGCATGGTGCCATTTCCTATAGGGAATGTATTGGTGAAGATATGGAGGATAAAGGGTTCTGCCTGACTTTTCCGGCAGCATTTAATGTACCGGAAGACGAAATAGCCGTCTTTTCCTATATTGAATATAAGTCGCGCGAACACCGTGATGCAGTGAATGAAAAAGTCCACAATGATCCACGCCTAGCAGAAAGCTGTGACTTGGACAATATGCCTTTTGACTGTAAACGAATGGCCTATGGCGGATTTAAAACAATCGTTGAATTTTAG
- a CDS encoding TetR/AcrR family transcriptional regulator produces the protein MTKGRPRKFDKDDALETAMKLFWQHGYEGVSIAKLAEAMGINVPSLYSAFGNKEKLFMAAFDKYSLLGGHIYIDSLKQKTAREVAYSILKGEVELVTNPEHPDGCMVILGALVTSSDSDHIKKRMDEMRQTPPKWMAERFAQAIKEGDLSPEVDPKSLACYIMTLNSGLAVQAKSGVGKKELMKVVDIAMRNWPFVD, from the coding sequence ATGACGAAAGGAAGGCCAAGAAAGTTCGATAAGGACGACGCTCTTGAAACAGCTATGAAGCTATTCTGGCAGCATGGGTACGAAGGTGTCTCTATCGCAAAATTGGCAGAAGCCATGGGTATTAATGTGCCAAGTCTTTATTCTGCTTTTGGAAACAAAGAAAAACTGTTTATGGCGGCTTTTGATAAATATAGCCTTTTAGGCGGTCATATTTATATAGATTCGCTCAAACAAAAGACTGCCCGCGAAGTGGCATACAGTATTTTAAAAGGTGAAGTCGAGCTTGTTACAAATCCGGAACATCCTGATGGATGTATGGTGATTTTAGGGGCACTTGTTACCAGCTCCGATTCAGATCATATCAAAAAAAGAATGGATGAAATGCGGCAAACGCCGCCAAAATGGATGGCTGAACGCTTCGCACAAGCCATTAAAGAGGGTGACTTATCGCCTGAGGTGGACCCGAAAAGTCTGGCCTGTTACATCATGACTTTAAATTCCGGCCTTGCCGTTCAGGCAAAAAGTGGTGTCGGCAAGAAGGAGCTGATGAAAGTCGTTGATATAGCCATGAGAAACTGGCCTTTTGTTGACTGA